Within Amycolatopsis sp. FDAARGOS 1241, the genomic segment TCGACGCCAGGTACGTGTCGCGCGAGGAGCTCTGCATCGACGGCGCGACGCCCGCCATCATCGCCGCCAGCTCACGCTGGTAGGCATCAAGGCGGAGCGCACCGAGCGCGTGGTGTTCGGCGATGGCGTGAGCGCTCGGGTCGCCACGCTGCTCGTACACGGGCGCCAGGGCACGCAAGTGTGCGAGGAGGGTGCTGAACGCGGCGGTTGCCGCGTCGCGCGCGGGCGCGGCCATCGTCGCGTAGCGGCCGGGCGCGATGGCGCTGCTGACCGACGCGTACGGCTCCGAAGCGGCGAGCCCGGCGTCGACCAGAGGAACGACCTCGGGGTCCACGTCTTCGAGGTAGCGTCGCACGGCTTGTAGCGCTGGGACGGGTGAGCCGCCGGAGCTGGGGACGTCGAGGCCGGCACAGCGAACGCCGCCGTGGTCGCGCAGCCAGGTGAGCATCTCGTGCACCTCGGGTGAGTCGCCGAGGGAGAAGGTGAAGCCGTCGCGGCCGATGTCGGCGACGTCGCCGGGTGCGCCGCGGAGCCAGCTGTCGACGAGCTCTCCTTCGGCGAACCCCGATTCGAAGCCGAGCACGGTGAAACCACGCTCATCGACGAGGTGGCGCAGCAGCCGGTTGCGCAGCAGGCCGAACTCGCGGATGTGGTGGTTGTTCTCCCCGATCGCGACGATGCGCGCGTCGCCGATCAGGTCCGCGATCGGCGTGACGTCGTCGGGCGAGAAGGGCGTTCGGAAGTCGAGGTCTGGCATACTGGGCACACTAACGCAACAGGAGTAGCACTTGCTAAGTGAATCGGCCGGAACCCGCCGACCGGGTGGGCGAACCGAACGCACGCGCATCGCCGTGCTGCAGGCGACGCTGGACCTGCTCGCCGAGCGCGGCTTCACGAACCTGACGGTCGAGGCGGTCGCCGACCGCTCGGGTGTCCACAAGACCACGATCTACCGCCGCTGGGCCTCGACGGACGGCCTCGTCGCCGCAGCCCTGCGCATGGGCACGGAGCAGCCCTGGACGCCGCGCGACACCGGCTCACTGGCGGGCGATCTGAAGGAGGTGCTGCTGGAACTGATCCGCTACTTCACCGAACCCGGCCTGCGAGAACTCCCGACGGCGTCGGTGCTGGCCGCCTTCCACTCGGATTCCGCGGCGGAGGCGCTGCACGCGTTCTATCAAGACCGGCACGCCCGTTCGTCGGTACTCGTGACCCGTGCCGTGGCGCGCGGCGAAGTACCGGCCGGCACGGACTCCGACGAGGTGATCCGCGTGGCGAGCGGCCCCGTCTTCTACCGCCTGTTCATCTCGCGCGAACCCCTCACCCCCACGGACGCCCGCACGGCGGCCGACGCCGCGGCGGCGGCGGCGAAGGCGGGGGTGTTCGTCCGGAAATGAGGGAGTGACGACGAACTCAGGGGCTGCCGCGGCCTCGCGCCCCAAGGGCCAGAAGCCTGCCGCCGCCGCGAGCCGGTACTGAAGTACTTCCGACACCACAGCGCCATCAGCGACCCACGCCAGCGCCACCCATGCAGCAGGACCCGACCGAGCCCCGGCGCCTCAGCGGAGGGCGAGCCGGTACCGGACCTCTTCCAGCGTCACCGCGCCGTCGGCCACGGTTTCGACTTTGGTGCGGCCGTCGAGGATCCAGCCGGCGTGTTCGTAGAAGGTGCGGGCACGCGTGTTGGTCGCGAGGACCCACAGGATCGCGGTCGAGAACTCGGCGGTCAGTGCGGCGACCGCGGCCGCGTGGAGGAGGCGGCCGACACCGCGGCTCCAGTGCGAGGGGAGCAGGTAAAGGGAGGCGAGTTCACCCGTCTCGGTCGTGGCGTCCTCGTCGCGGCTGGAGTTGGCCGCGGCGAAGCCGGCGAGGGAACCGTCAGGCGTCACTGCGACCAGGATCGTCTGGTGCACGGGCGGATCCGCGAGGTTCCGTGCCCAGAAGCGCTCGCGGGCGCCGGCCGAAAGACCCGACAGGAACTCGGCGGGCAACAGTCCGTCGTACGCGGCTTGCCAGGAAGCGACGTGGACGTGGGCGATCGCCGGAGCATCGGAGACGACCGCGGGCCGGACGGAGGCGGGGGCGGCAGCCGTCAACTCTTCTCCAAGTACTCCGCGCGTTCCATGTCCACGACGTCGGACACCATCTGGGCGAGGCCAGGGTAGGACGCCAGCGACGGGTCGCGCACCACGATTTCCTGGGCCTGCGCACGAGCCTCGGTGATCACGTCCTCATCGCGCAGCAGGGACAGCAGCTTGAGCCCCGAGCGCTTGCCGGACTGCGCGGCGCCGAGGATGTCGCCCTCGCGGCGGAGTTCGAGGTCCAAACGGGACAGTTCGAAGCCGTCGGTGGTGGACTCGACGGCCGCGAGGCGTTCGCGGGTCGAGGTGCCGTCGAGGGTTTCGGTCACCAGCAGGCACAACCCCGGCACGCTGCCGCGGCCGACGCGGCCGCGCAGCTGGTGCAGCTGGCTCACGCCGAACCGGTCGGCGTCGAGGATGACCATCGCGGTGGCGTTGGGGACGTTCACGCCGACCTCGACGACGGTCGTCGCCACCAGGACTTGGATCTGGCCGGCGCCGAAGGCACGCATCACCGCGTCCTTCTCGTCGGGCGGCATGCGGCCGTGCAGCGCGGCGACCCGCAGCCCCTTCAACGCCCCGCCCGCCAGGTCCGGCGCCACATCCAGCACCGCCAGCGGCGGACGTTTGTCGCTCTTGTCCGACGGGGGTTCGTCGCCGATGCGCGGGCACACGACGTACGCCTGGTGCCCCTTGGCGACCTCCTCGTTCACCCGCTCCCAGACGCGGTCGAACCACGCGGGTTTTTCCGCCACCGGCACCACGGTCGTCTTGATCGGCGACCGGCCCACCGGCATCTCGCGCAGTGCGGACGTCTCCAGGTCGCCGTACACGGTCATCGCGACCGTGCGGGGGATCGGCGTCGCCGTCATCACCAGCACGTGCGGCGAAGTGTCGTCCGCCCCACGCGAGCGCAACGCGTCCCGCTGCTCCACGCCGAACCGGTGCTGCTCGTCCACGACCGCGAGCCCGAGGTCGGCGAACTGCACGTGGTCCTGGATCAGGGCGTGCGTGCCGACGACGATCCCGGCCTCGCCGCTCGCCGCTTCCAGCAGGGCCTTCTTGCGCTCCTTCGCACCCAGCGAGCCGGTGAGCAGTGTCACGCGCGTGGCGTTCTCCGCCGCCCCCAGCTCCCCCGCCATCCCGAGCTCGCCGAGCATCTCGCGCAGCGAACGCGCGTGCTGCGCGGCCAGTACCTCGGTCGGGGCGAGCATCGCCGTCTGCCGGCCGGAGTCGACGACCTGCAGCATCGCCCGCAGCGCGACGACGGTCTTACCCGAACCCACCTCGCCCTGCAGCAGGCGGTTCATCGGGTGCTCACTGGACAGATCCGCGGCGATCTCGTCGCCGATCGCGCGCTGGCCGCCCGTGAGGTCGAACGGCAGGCGCTTGTCGAACGCGTCGAGCAGGCCGCCGTCGGTGTGCGGGCTGGCCTTCGCCGGCCGCGACACCGCGGAATGGCGCCGCTGCGCGAAGATCAGCTGCACGGCCATGGCCTCGTCCCACTTGAGGCGGTGGCGCGAGGTCTCCAGGTGCGCCCAGTCCTCGGGCCGGTGGATGCCGCGCAGCGCGCGCTCCAAGCCCGGCAGGCCGTGGCGCTTCAGCAGCTCCTCCGGCATCGGATCGGCCGGCACTTCAAGCACGTCCAGCACCTGCCGCACGCACTTCGCGATCGACCACGTCGGCATGCCCTGCGCCGCCGGGTACACCGGGATGATCTCGGCCAGGAAGCTGTCGACGGCCTCGGCTTCGCGCTCGGCGTCGAGCAGCTCGTACTCGGGGTTGGCCAGCTGCAGCGTGTCGCGGAATGCCGTCACCTTGCCCGCGAACAGGCCCGTCTTGCCGGGCACGAGTTCCTTCTCGCGCCACGCCTGGTTGAAGAACGCGCAGGCCAGCCGCCGTTTCCCGTCGGTGATGACCATGTCGAGGATCGTGCCGTTGCGCGATTTCATGCGGCGCTTGCTGATCTTCTCGATCCGCGCCAGCACGGTCGCGTGCTCGCCCAGCTCCAGGCCGGCGATGTCGGTGAGCTCACCGCGCTCGGCGTACCGGCGCGGGTAGTGGCGCAGCAGGTCGGAGACGGTCTCGATGCCGAGGGAACCTGACAGCGCCTTCGCCGTCTTCGCCCCCAGCAGCAGCGGCAGCTTGTCGCGCAGCCCGGCCATGTCTATTCGACTCCCATCAGCAGCACGGCTCCCGCCTGGCCACTGGCATAACTCGTCAACTCCACTTCGGGGTGCTCGTGCCGCAGCTGGTCGGCCAGTTCGCCAGTCACGCCCGGCGGCGCAGCCTCCCCGCTCAGCACGGTGACCAGCTCACCACCGAGCGCCAGCATGCGGTTGAGCACGCTCATCGCGGCCGCGACGAGGCTCGTTTCCGAGGCCGGTGCCGGCTCGATCAGCACCACCTCGTCGTCGACCAGGCCGATCACGTCACCGGACTGGGCCCGGCCCACCCAGGTTAGCGACTCCTCGGTCGAGATCCGCAGCTCGCCACGCCTGGTGGCCGCGGCGGCTTCGGCCATGGCCACGACGTCGTCGTTCACACGGCGGCCCTCGTCGTGCACGGCGAGCGCGGCCAGCACCTGCACCGGCGACGCGCACGGGATCACCACGACGTCCCGGTCGCCGGCCATCGGGTGCCCGGCCGCGGTGTCGGCGGCGGCCGTGAGGTCCAAGCCGCCCGGCAGCACCGTCACGTGCCGGCCCGCAGCCTCGTTGAACAGCCCGATCATGTCCTCGACGCCGGGCGTCTCGTCGTCCGGCACGGCCAGCACGGCGACGCCCTCGGCCCGCAGCAGCTCGGCGAGCGCCCCGCCGTGGACGACGGCCACCACCGACCGGTCCAGCCCGCCTCCCGGCTCGATCGGCGTCGGCGTGATCAGCGGCTCGACGCGGATCCGCCGCGGCCGCCCCAGCTCCAGCCCTGCTTCGATCGCCGCGCCGATGTCGGCGCAATGGACGTGCACGGCGTGGCTGCCCGAACCGTCGCCGGCCACCGTGACGCTGTCGCCGAAGCCGCTCAGCTCCTTGCGCAACGCCGGCAGCCGCGCTTCGTCGACACCGTCCAGCAAGTACATGACCTCCCACGCGTACGGCGCGGGGTCAGCGGCCGACAGCTCGATCGCGAACGACAGCTCGTGGTCGCGCTCCGGTGCGGTGTCCGTGACGACGCCGGCCAGCGCGTCGAGCACCGCGACGAGCCCTCGTCCCCCGGCGTCGACGACCCCCGCCTTGGCCAGCGCGGGCAGCTGCTTGGGCGTCTCCTCCAGCGCGGACGCGGCGGCCGCGGCGGCCGTGGCGGCGACTTCACCCAGCGATCGCGTGTCGCCCTGAACGGCGGCGGCCACGACGTGCAGGACGGTCAGCATCGTCCCCGCGACGGGCCGGCTCACCGCTCCGGTGGCGACGCGGTCGGCATGTCCGAGAGCTCCCGCGAGCCCCGCGCCGTCGAGTTCGGCGCCGTCGGCCGCCCAGTCGGCGATGCCCCGCACGACCTGGGAGATGATCACGCCCGAATTTCCCCGCGCGGCGGCCACGGCACCCCGGGCCAGCACGGCCAGCGCGTCCGCCGCGTCGCTCGGTTGCGCGGCCGCCAGGGAATCGCGCGCGCCGGTCATCGTGTGCAGCAGGTTCGAGCCCGTGTCGGAGTCGGCGACGGGGTAGACGTTGATGCCGTTGATCGCCGGCCGGAGCACCGCCAAGCTGTGCACGCACGCCGCCGACCAGGCCGACACCGCCGCCACGTCCAGCACCCGCACCCCGTAACCTCCTCGCCGGTTCCCGCGAGCGTATCGACCCCACGACGAACCACCCGGAGCCACTCGTTACTATGGTCGAGTTGCCCAGCGAGTCTGGGCGCCATTCTTTGTCCCAGATCCAGAGGAGTTCGACGTGGCTGCCGTGTGCGACGTCTGTGGCAAGGGACCCGGCTTCGGCAAGTCGGTCTCGCACTCCCACCGGCGTACCAACCGCCGGTGGAACCCGAACATCCAGACTGTGCACGCCAAGGTCGGCGTGTCCCAGCGCAAGCGCCTCAACGTGTGCACCTCGTGCATCAAGGCTGGCAAGGTCGTGCGCGGCTGACGCAGTTGAGGTTGCCGGGTGCTCCGTGAGGGCACCCGAAACCGCCGAATGGCGAGTGCTCACCGAGCACTCGCCATTTTGTCACTTCAGGAAGTCCGTCAGCACGGAACGCAGCGACTCGGGTGCGTTGAGCACACCGTGGTCTTGTCCGGGGATCACTTCGTACCGGGCGTGCGGCACGGTCTCGGCGACAGCCCGGGCCGAAGCACCCATCCAGGCCTCCCCCGCCCCACCCGACAGCACGAGCACGGGCACGGTGATGGCGGCCAGCCGAGCTGCGGGCAGCCGGCCGCCGGGGCCGGTGACGGTGATGTCGTAGGGCAGCGTGTGCGCGTAGCCCACGAACCAGTCCCACACGGGCTGTCCCTTCATGGCGGCCACCCCCTCGGCCGGCACGGAAACACCCTCGGTCAGGAACAACTCCACGGCGCCTTCACGGTTGCCGTCGGCAAGCAGGGCGCTGAGGCGCTCGGCGAGGTCGTCGGCGGGTCGCGGGCGACCGCTGACGATGAACGGTGGCTCGTACGCGGCCACCTTGTTCACCGGCAGGCCGCGGGCCGCCGCTTCCAGCACCAGGATGGCGCCCGACGAGTGACCGAACAGCGCGGCCGAACCGCCGATGGCCTCGATCACGGCCATGAGGTCGTCCAGCTCGCGCTCGACGCTGTAGACCGGCGCGTCCCCGCTCTCACCGCGGCCCCGCCGGTCGACGGCGATGGCCTGGAAGCCCGCGTCGGCCAGCACGACGGCGAGCGCCGCCACGGTCGTCCGGTCGTTCACGGCGCCGCCGACGAGCAGCACGGGTGCGCCCGCGCCGTAGATGTCGAACGCGATGGGCGTGCCGTCGGCGGAAGTGACGGTGGTGGTCATGGGTTTCCTCCCAGGGTCGGGTTCATCCTCACCCGGGAGTCGGAGCCGGACCACCCTGACCGGACACCGCGACGGCGGAAGCTCAGGGCAGTTTCCAGTCCACCGGCGCCGCGCCCTGGTCGGCCAGTAGCTGGTTGGCCCGGCTGAACGGACGCGAGCCGAAGAAGCCGTTGTGCGCGGAAAGCGGGCTCGGGTGCGCCGATTCGATGCACGGGATGGCACCGAGCATCGGGCGCAGGTTGCGGGCGTTGCGGCCCCACAGGATCGCCACCATCGGCTCGTCGCGCGCGGCGAGCGCCTTGATCGCCTGCTCCGTCACCTGCTCCCAGCCCTTGCCCTGGTGGGAGTTCGGCTTGCTGGGCTGCACCGTGAGCGCGCGGTTGAGCAGCAGGATGCCCTGGTCGGCCCACGGGGTGAGGTCGCCATTGGCGGGCAACGGGTAGCCGAGGTCCTCGGCGTACTCCTTGTAGATGTTGACCAGGCTCTTCGGCAGCGGCCGCACGTCCGGCGCGACCGAGAAGCTCAGGCCGACCGCGTGCCCCGGCGTCGGGTACGGGTCCTGGCCGACGATCAGCACCCGCACGTCGTGGAACGGCTGCTTGAACGCGCGCAGCACGTGCTCGCCGGCCGGGAGGTACTTGCGGCCCGCCGCGATCTCCGCGCGGAGGAACTCCCCCATCGCGGCGACCTGCGGCGCCACGGGCTCGAGGGCCTGCGCCCAGCCTGCTTCGACGATCTCGTGCAGCGGTCGTGCGGTCACGGCCCGCGAGCCTAGCGCGGCGTGGGCGACGTCACCGGGGCGGGTCGAGGCGCCGCAGCTGTTCGCGGAACCGTGCGCCGCGGCGCACGTAGGAGTCGACCACCATCGCGATCTGCTCGGCGGAGAACGACTTGTTCGGCCGCACCTTCGCCGGCACGCCCAGCGCGATCTCGCCGGGACCCACATGCGAGTTGTACGAAAGCACCGCGCCCGCGCCGACCATCCCGCCGTCCTCGATCACGGTTCCGTTGAGCACCACCGAACCCGAGGCGATGAGGCAGCCGGTGCCGATCGTCGCGCCCTCGACGTGCACGGCGTGACCGATGGCCGAAGACGGCCCGAGGACCGTCGGGTGCTTGGAGGTGCAGTGCAGCACGCAGCCGTCCTGGACGTTGGACCGTTCGCCGATCTCGATGTACCCGTGGTCGCCGCGCAGCACCGTCTGCGGCCACACCGACGCGCGCGGGCCGATCCGCACGTCGCCGATCACGGTCGCGTCGGGGTGGACGTAGGCGTCCGGGTGGATCGAGGGGACGAGGTCGCCGAGCGCGTAGATCGCCAAAACCGTCTCCCGTTCGTCACACGAGGTTCTTGCCGAAGTACCGGCTCTCGGGCTCGTCCTTGTACATGCCGAAACCCGGGATCGCGGTGTAGCCCGACGAACCGTAGAGGGCGATCGCCTCGGGCTGTTCGGTGCCCGTCTCCAGAACCGCTCGCCGGCGCCCTGCCGCGCGGGCCGTGCGCTCCAGCTCCGCGAGCATCGCGCGCGCGAAACCGTTGCCCCGCGCGGATTCCACGACGTACATCCGCTTCAGCTCGACGTCGCCGGGCCGGAACGCGGGCGCCGGACCGTCGTGCGCACGCCACGCCCCGGACGCGACGGGCGCGCCGTCGAGGTAGCCGACGAGGAACAGCCCGCGCGGCGGCGCGAACTGCGCGGCTTCCATGGGGGTCGAGTCCTCGCTGCCGTAGCGGCGCACGTATTCGAGCTGGACCTCGGCCATCAGCTTGGTCGCGTCGGGGTGGTCGTAGGCGACCGGTCTGATCTCCACGGGCCACAGCCTAGTGCTGCCGCCAGTGCTCCCAGCCGCCTTCGTGGCCGTACTCCTTGCCGTCCACGGTCACGCCCGAGCCGGGCATCGTCACGGCTCCGATCCTGCGCCAGCCCTCGGGCAGTTCGCCGAACGGCGGGAACGTCGCCGCGAGCGCGTGGTCCTCGCCGCCCGTGAGGACCCAGCGCAGCGGATCGGCGCCGAGCGCGGTGCCGACTTCCTGCAGCCGCTTGGAGATCTCTAGGTCGGCGGTGTGCACGTCGAGCCCGACGTCCGACGCCGCGGCGATGTGGCCGAGGTCGGCGAGCAGACCGTCGGAGACGTCGACCATCGCCGTCGCGCCGGCGAGCGCGGCCTGCGGGCCCGCGGGGTACGGCGGTTCGGGCGCGCGCTGCGCGTTCACGACTCCAACCGGCGAGCGGAACCCGCGCCGCAGCACGGCCAGCCCCGCCGCGGCCCAGCCGAGCCGGCCGCACACCGCGAGCACGTCGCCGGGCCGGGCGCCGGAGCGCGTCACCGGTTCCCGGTCTTCCAGGTCCCCCAGCGCGGTGACACTGATCACGATCTGATCGGCGCTCACCATGTCGCCGCCGGAGACGCCGATCCCGGCGCGCGCCGCCTCCGCCCACATGCCGTTCATGATCTCGGTCACGACCTCGGTGCGCGTATCCGGCGGGCACGCGAACCCCACGAGGACCGTGGTCGGTTTCGCGCCCATGGCCGCGACGTCCGACAGGTTCACGGCCACGGCCTTGCGCCCCACCTGTTCGGGGCTCGACCAGTCGAGGCGGAAGTGCACGCCCTGGACCAGCACGTCCGTGGTCGCGACCACGCGGCCGTCGGGTGCGGCCACCACGGCCGCGTCGTCGCCTGGACCGAGCAGGGTCGACGCCGGCTGGCGACGCCCGTGGGTGACCGCGTGGATCAGCGCGAACTCGCCCGTCCCGGCCACCGAGCCGTCGTCCGGTGACACCGGTCACCTCCTGTTTCTCTCCGTGTGCGAAGCCTCGGCCACCGACAGTCGGATCCCCTAGGTTTTTCCCGGGGCTGGCGATACCTTGCCTACACCGTTCCTACCTCGACTCCATCGCTACCGACGAAAGGGCACGCCGTGGTCCACGCATACATCCTCATCCAGACCGAGGTCGGCAAGGCGGCCGCGGTGGCGGCGGAGATCGCCGGTGTGCCGGGCGTGACCAGCTCGGAGGACGTGACCGGCCCCTACGACGTGATCGTGCGCGCCACCGCCGAGACCGTCGACCAGCTGGGGCAGCTCGTGGTCGCGAAGGTGCAGAACGTGGAGGGGATCACGCGGACGCTGACCTGCCCGGTGGTCCACCTCTGACGCGTGGTGCACTTGCAGGGTGGCAGATACCGAGACCGGCGCGCCGCCCCGGGTGGTGCTCGTGGTCGCGGCCGTGCTCGTGGTCGCGCTGGCGGCGGTGGTCGCCGTCTTCGCGCTGACGAAGAACCAGGCCCCGCCGGACGAGAGCGTTGCGAACGGACCGCTCCCGCTCGTGGCCGTGCCCGCTCCGCAGGCGGGCACCCCGGCTTGCACGGCGGTCGTCGGCGCGATGCCGGCGACGCTGACGTCGAACGGCAGGCAGCTCGCCCGCCGCACGCTCGCGCAGCCCGCACCGCAGGCCACCGTCGCCTGGGGTGACGGCGACGCGATCGTGCTGCGCTGCGGCCTCGACCGGCCGCCGGAGCTCACGCAGACCGCCGAACTGCGCCTGATCAACGGCGTGCAGTGGCTGCAGGTCACGGAAGACGAGGCGGCCACGTGGTACGTGGTCGATCGCGATGTCTACCTCGCGCTGACCGTGCCGGACTCGGCCGGGACCGGTCCACTGCAGACCGTTTCGGACACCGTCGCCGCGAAGCTCCCGGACAAGCCTTTGAAGTTCTGACGGTCCGGGCGGCGATCGCCTCCAGGCAGTCGCCCGTGGTGCGCGGGCCGAGCACGGCGACGTCGACGCTCAGCACCACCATCGCGGCCGCCCCGACGGCGAACGTCGTGGCGGTCCCGTCGGCTGCAGCATCGGCAGCGGAATGAACGGCATCGCGGCCGTGGCGAGTGCGCAAGCCGAACCGGCGGCCGTCCCGCGCAGCGAAGTCGGGAACAGCTCGCCCTCGTAGGTGTGGAAAGCGTTGGAGAACACGTTGCTCGCGGCGGTGTAGCAGACGCCCAGCGCCGCGATCGCCGCGAGCCGAAGGCCTGCAGCGGTTGGAAGACGTGGAGCAGTGCGGTGCGGCCGAGCCACGGTTTGCGCGGCGACGCTTTGAATCGCATGGGTTGCGGCAAGGTTCCGATTTCGGCGAGCTGCCGCGGCACGGCGGCTTCGAGTTGCCTGCATCCGTGCTCACGCCGAACTCGTGCGTGAGCACGGTGCTGATCGTGGCGGTGAGGAACAGGGGTCGCAGAACGTCGTCAGTCCCACGACGGCGACGAGATACCGGTGCCGGCGATTCCGCGCGGGCTGCCCCTGCCCGGGTGTCACCCGATGACCACACGGGCGGCCGGGGCGGCGTTCACCTCCCCGAAACGCCGGAAACACCAAGTTGTTCTCGAGGACATCATCGCGAAATGACCCGGCTGTGAAATTCCCGGCAAGGTAGGTCCGGAATGTCGGGAGGATTTTTCGCACGGCCGGAACGGTGGATCGAAAACCGGCCGGAACAGTGGTGCGCTGCCGCCCGGCCGAGCCCGGCTCGGGGCGGCAGCACACGGTTGTCGTTGTGCCCGTTGACCATTCGACCGGTGGTGCGTGCCGAGTGGAGTCGCTTGCACCGCCGGACGAGCACGCGGGACCGCGACTTCGCCAGATTACCACTCTGGCCGGAGCAGGTGGTTCCGCGAATTCCATTGCCGAAAGGAATCGTCAGTGCCACCCATCACCGTGATCTTCGTCGTCTCCGGGCTCGCCGCCTGGCTGAACGGATTGGCGTTTCTCGGAATCGGCGCGAAACCCGCCGAAGACGGCCCGAACCCGCTGACCGCGGTCGGCTGGGTGACGGCGCTCGCCGGCGTCGTCGACCTCGTGCAGGCCGCCGTGATCATCGCGACCGCACCACCGGCGACGGGCGTTCCGCTCGCCGGGATCGTCACGTTCTACGGGACGTTCTTCACCGCCCTGGGCGTGGTGCTCGTCAAGGGGCTCGACCTGCGGCCGATCGGCAACCTGGCCGTGGTGGTGGCCGTCGTGCCGCTGCTGTGGTGGAAGTTCTTCGGCGGCAGCTGGCTGCTGCAGTCGATCCTCGTCGTGTGGCTGGTCGCGTTCCTCGCGGTGGCGGCCACGACCTACGGCAAGCTCCCCGGCAAGGTGCTGGGTGGGATCCTCACCGTCACCTCGCTGTACACGTTCCTG encodes:
- a CDS encoding erythromycin esterase family protein is translated as MPDLDFRTPFSPDDVTPIADLIGDARIVAIGENNHHIREFGLLRNRLLRHLVDERGFTVLGFESGFAEGELVDSWLRGAPGDVADIGRDGFTFSLGDSPEVHEMLTWLRDHGGVRCAGLDVPSSGGSPVPALQAVRRYLEDVDPEVVPLVDAGLAASEPYASVSSAIAPGRYATMAAPARDAATAAFSTLLAHLRALAPVYEQRGDPSAHAIAEHHALGALRLDAYQRELAAMMAGVAPSMQSSSRDTYLASTVKLLRRLHGEGAKIVVMVHNGHLQRVPFVPAPGMVFPSAGTHLAAEFGDDYFTLGVTAGTGTTTGLTPDEAARLGFRVHADELPPVADGSVEASLADSGPCLVDLRANRAKGVAGPTSMRHAHLFTSVDVVQAFDALVYLPTMSVSDHVPAD
- a CDS encoding TetR/AcrR family transcriptional regulator, whose product is MLSESAGTRRPGGRTERTRIAVLQATLDLLAERGFTNLTVEAVADRSGVHKTTIYRRWASTDGLVAAALRMGTEQPWTPRDTGSLAGDLKEVLLELIRYFTEPGLRELPTASVLAAFHSDSAAEALHAFYQDRHARSSVLVTRAVARGEVPAGTDSDEVIRVASGPVFYRLFISREPLTPTDARTAADAAAAAAKAGVFVRK
- a CDS encoding GNAT family N-acetyltransferase — its product is MTAAAPASVRPAVVSDAPAIAHVHVASWQAAYDGLLPAEFLSGLSAGARERFWARNLADPPVHQTILVAVTPDGSLAGFAAANSSRDEDATTETGELASLYLLPSHWSRGVGRLLHAAAVAALTAEFSTAILWVLATNTRARTFYEHAGWILDGRTKVETVADGAVTLEEVRYRLALR
- the recG gene encoding ATP-dependent DNA helicase RecG, with translation MAGLRDKLPLLLGAKTAKALSGSLGIETVSDLLRHYPRRYAERGELTDIAGLELGEHATVLARIEKISKRRMKSRNGTILDMVITDGKRRLACAFFNQAWREKELVPGKTGLFAGKVTAFRDTLQLANPEYELLDAEREAEAVDSFLAEIIPVYPAAQGMPTWSIAKCVRQVLDVLEVPADPMPEELLKRHGLPGLERALRGIHRPEDWAHLETSRHRLKWDEAMAVQLIFAQRRHSAVSRPAKASPHTDGGLLDAFDKRLPFDLTGGQRAIGDEIAADLSSEHPMNRLLQGEVGSGKTVVALRAMLQVVDSGRQTAMLAPTEVLAAQHARSLREMLGELGMAGELGAAENATRVTLLTGSLGAKERKKALLEAASGEAGIVVGTHALIQDHVQFADLGLAVVDEQHRFGVEQRDALRSRGADDTSPHVLVMTATPIPRTVAMTVYGDLETSALREMPVGRSPIKTTVVPVAEKPAWFDRVWERVNEEVAKGHQAYVVCPRIGDEPPSDKSDKRPPLAVLDVAPDLAGGALKGLRVAALHGRMPPDEKDAVMRAFGAGQIQVLVATTVVEVGVNVPNATAMVILDADRFGVSQLHQLRGRVGRGSVPGLCLLVTETLDGTSTRERLAAVESTTDGFELSRLDLELRREGDILGAAQSGKRSGLKLLSLLRDEDVITEARAQAQEIVVRDPSLASYPGLAQMVSDVVDMERAEYLEKS
- a CDS encoding DAK2 domain-containing protein, giving the protein MRVLDVAAVSAWSAACVHSLAVLRPAINGINVYPVADSDTGSNLLHTMTGARDSLAAAQPSDAADALAVLARGAVAAARGNSGVIISQVVRGIADWAADGAELDGAGLAGALGHADRVATGAVSRPVAGTMLTVLHVVAAAVQGDTRSLGEVAATAAAAAASALEETPKQLPALAKAGVVDAGGRGLVAVLDALAGVVTDTAPERDHELSFAIELSAADPAPYAWEVMYLLDGVDEARLPALRKELSGFGDSVTVAGDGSGSHAVHVHCADIGAAIEAGLELGRPRRIRVEPLITPTPIEPGGGLDRSVVAVVHGGALAELLRAEGVAVLAVPDDETPGVEDMIGLFNEAAGRHVTVLPGGLDLTAAADTAAGHPMAGDRDVVVIPCASPVQVLAALAVHDEGRRVNDDVVAMAEAAAATRRGELRISTEESLTWVGRAQSGDVIGLVDDEVVLIEPAPASETSLVAAAMSVLNRMLALGGELVTVLSGEAAPPGVTGELADQLRHEHPEVELTSYASGQAGAVLLMGVE
- the rpmB gene encoding 50S ribosomal protein L28 — its product is MAAVCDVCGKGPGFGKSVSHSHRRTNRRWNPNIQTVHAKVGVSQRKRLNVCTSCIKAGKVVRG
- a CDS encoding alpha/beta fold hydrolase, whose amino-acid sequence is MTTTVTSADGTPIAFDIYGAGAPVLLVGGAVNDRTTVAALAVVLADAGFQAIAVDRRGRGESGDAPVYSVERELDDLMAVIEAIGGSAALFGHSSGAILVLEAAARGLPVNKVAAYEPPFIVSGRPRPADDLAERLSALLADGNREGAVELFLTEGVSVPAEGVAAMKGQPVWDWFVGYAHTLPYDITVTGPGGRLPAARLAAITVPVLVLSGGAGEAWMGASARAVAETVPHARYEVIPGQDHGVLNAPESLRSVLTDFLK
- a CDS encoding uracil-DNA glycosylase, translated to MTARPLHEIVEAGWAQALEPVAPQVAAMGEFLRAEIAAGRKYLPAGEHVLRAFKQPFHDVRVLIVGQDPYPTPGHAVGLSFSVAPDVRPLPKSLVNIYKEYAEDLGYPLPANGDLTPWADQGILLLNRALTVQPSKPNSHQGKGWEQVTEQAIKALAARDEPMVAILWGRNARNLRPMLGAIPCIESAHPSPLSAHNGFFGSRPFSRANQLLADQGAAPVDWKLP
- a CDS encoding gamma carbonic anhydrase family protein, which encodes MAIYALGDLVPSIHPDAYVHPDATVIGDVRIGPRASVWPQTVLRGDHGYIEIGERSNVQDGCVLHCTSKHPTVLGPSSAIGHAVHVEGATIGTGCLIASGSVVLNGTVIEDGGMVGAGAVLSYNSHVGPGEIALGVPAKVRPNKSFSAEQIAMVVDSYVRRGARFREQLRRLDPPR
- a CDS encoding GNAT family N-acetyltransferase, whose amino-acid sequence is MEIRPVAYDHPDATKLMAEVQLEYVRRYGSEDSTPMEAAQFAPPRGLFLVGYLDGAPVASGAWRAHDGPAPAFRPGDVELKRMYVVESARGNGFARAMLAELERTARAAGRRRAVLETGTEQPEAIALYGSSGYTAIPGFGMYKDEPESRYFGKNLV